A single genomic interval of Cupriavidus necator harbors:
- a CDS encoding MFS transporter, with protein MQVSPSGTRQPVRAATAAFVGTMIEWYDFYIYATAAALVFGPLFFPGGDPFLSTLASFGTFAVGFFARPLGGIVFGHWGDRIGRKQALMITLMMMGVATIGIGLLPTYATAGAIAPVLLVLLRVVQGIAVGGEWGGAVLMAGEHAPKGRRTFFASFAQLGSPAGLILSLLAFRAVTSMEHEVFMDWGWRLPFLASAALLLVGVAIRLGVNESPEFAQVQAQRKTARLPLAEVWRTARVPVLLCIGANTIGIAGVYFTNTFMIAYTTQYLSLPRTLILDCLFAVAIIQFLAQPLAAWLAEKLGGARFLKLAALLAMASPYPMFLLVQTRQAPAIVLGIALAVVCMASFYSVIAGFVSGVFETRVRYSAISLSYQVCGAVAGGLTPLVGTVLAQRFQGQWWPLAVFYTLLAGVSLLCIASIDARQRQQPQPAAQAAQA; from the coding sequence ATGCAAGTGTCCCCTTCCGGCACGCGCCAGCCCGTGCGCGCCGCCACCGCCGCCTTTGTCGGCACCATGATCGAGTGGTACGACTTCTACATCTACGCCACCGCCGCCGCGCTGGTGTTCGGCCCGTTGTTCTTTCCCGGCGGCGATCCCTTCCTGAGCACGCTGGCGTCATTCGGCACCTTCGCGGTCGGCTTCTTTGCCCGTCCGCTCGGCGGCATCGTGTTCGGCCACTGGGGCGACCGCATCGGCCGCAAGCAGGCGCTGATGATCACGCTCATGATGATGGGCGTGGCCACCATCGGCATCGGCCTGCTGCCGACCTACGCCACTGCGGGCGCGATCGCGCCGGTGCTGCTGGTCCTGCTGCGCGTGGTGCAGGGCATCGCCGTGGGCGGCGAATGGGGCGGCGCGGTGCTGATGGCGGGCGAGCATGCCCCCAAGGGCCGCCGCACCTTCTTCGCCTCGTTCGCGCAGCTCGGCAGCCCGGCCGGCCTGATCCTGTCGCTGCTGGCTTTCCGCGCGGTCACGTCGATGGAGCACGAGGTGTTCATGGACTGGGGCTGGCGCCTGCCATTCCTGGCCAGCGCGGCGCTGCTGCTGGTGGGCGTGGCGATCCGGCTGGGCGTGAATGAATCGCCCGAGTTCGCGCAGGTGCAGGCGCAGCGCAAGACCGCCAGGCTGCCGCTTGCCGAGGTCTGGCGCACGGCCCGCGTGCCGGTGCTGCTGTGCATCGGCGCCAATACCATCGGCATTGCGGGGGTGTACTTCACCAACACCTTCATGATTGCCTACACCACGCAATACCTGTCGCTGCCCAGGACGCTGATCCTCGACTGCCTGTTCGCCGTCGCCATCATCCAGTTCCTGGCGCAGCCGCTGGCCGCCTGGCTGGCAGAGAAGCTTGGCGGCGCGCGCTTCCTCAAGCTGGCCGCGCTGCTGGCGATGGCTTCACCCTATCCGATGTTCCTGCTGGTGCAGACGCGCCAGGCGCCGGCCATCGTGCTCGGCATCGCGCTGGCGGTGGTGTGCATGGCGAGCTTCTATTCGGTGATCGCGGGCTTTGTCAGCGGTGTCTTCGAAACGCGCGTGCGCTACTCGGCGATCTCGTTGTCCTACCAGGTCTGCGGCGCGGTGGCGGGCGGGCTGACACCGCTGGTGGGGACCGTCCTCGCGCAGCGCTTCCAGGGCCAATGGTGGCCGCTGGCGGTGTTCTACACCTTGCTGGCCGGCGTGTCGCTGCTGTGCATCGCCAGCATCGATGCACGCCAGCGCCAGCAACCACAACCGGCCGCGCAAGCCGCGCAGGCCTGA
- a CDS encoding histone deacetylase family protein: MLTFFHPEQLLHHPQSYYSRGRMRSPQELPARAQRLVQAAEALGFALHAPADHGLAPLAAVHDQPYLQFLQDAHASWRELPEDWGDEVMSNIFVREPNALRGVLAQAARYLADGSCPVGLNTWRSAYWSAQSAVAGARALLDGARRAYALCRPPGHHARRDAAGGFCYLNNAAIAAQALRARLGRVAILDTDMHHGQGIQEIFYDRADVLYVSIHGDPTNFYPVVAGFDDEHGRGAGTGHNLNLPMPHRSPESVFFDKLDTARGAIERFQADALVLSLGFDIYREDPQSLVDVSTAGFGRLGRAVAALGLPTLVVQEGGYHLDSLAANATAFFGGIQQSGTGV, encoded by the coding sequence ATGCTGACGTTTTTCCATCCCGAGCAATTGCTGCACCATCCGCAGAGCTACTACTCGCGCGGCAGGATGCGCTCGCCGCAGGAGCTGCCTGCGCGGGCGCAGCGGCTGGTCCAGGCGGCAGAGGCGCTTGGCTTCGCGCTCCACGCCCCCGCCGACCACGGCCTCGCGCCGCTTGCCGCGGTGCACGACCAGCCTTACCTGCAGTTCCTGCAGGACGCCCATGCCAGCTGGCGCGAGCTGCCGGAGGACTGGGGCGACGAGGTCATGTCCAATATCTTCGTGCGCGAGCCCAACGCCCTGCGCGGCGTGCTGGCGCAGGCCGCGCGCTATCTCGCCGATGGCAGCTGCCCGGTGGGCCTGAACACCTGGCGCTCGGCCTACTGGTCGGCGCAGAGCGCGGTGGCCGGGGCCCGGGCGCTGCTGGACGGCGCGCGCCGCGCCTACGCCTTGTGCCGGCCGCCTGGCCATCATGCCCGGCGCGACGCGGCGGGCGGCTTCTGCTACCTGAACAATGCCGCGATCGCCGCCCAGGCCCTGCGCGCGCGCCTTGGCCGCGTGGCCATCCTCGATACCGACATGCACCACGGCCAGGGCATCCAGGAGATCTTCTACGACCGGGCCGATGTGCTCTACGTGTCGATCCACGGCGACCCGACCAACTTCTATCCGGTGGTCGCGGGCTTCGACGATGAGCACGGCCGCGGCGCCGGCACCGGCCACAACCTCAACCTGCCGATGCCGCACCGTTCGCCCGAGTCCGTCTTCTTCGACAAGCTGGACACCGCACGCGGCGCCATCGAACGCTTCCAGGCAGACGCGCTGGTGCTGTCGCTCGGCTTCGACATCTACCGCGAGGATCCGCAGTCGCTGGTGGACGTGTCCACCGCAGGCTTCGGCCGCCTCGGCCGCGCCGTTGCCGCACTGGGCCTGCCCACGCTGGTCGTGCAGGAAGGCGGCTACCACCTCGATTCGCTCGCCGCCAATGCAACGGCCTTCTTCGGCGGCATCCAACAGTCAGGGACGGGCGTATGA
- a CDS encoding Zn-dependent hydrolase — MNAITINGERLSQALMDLARIGATPRGGNARLALTALDGQARDLVTGWMRDAGLAVRIDRVGNIFGRRAGRNDALAPVMTGSHIDTQPTGGKFDGCYGVMAGLEVMRTLNQHGVTTEAPLELAIWTNEEGARFVPVMMGSGVFAGVFPEATALTATDNAGKSVAGELAAIDYAGTAPVGHKVGAYFEAHIEQGPILEAEDKVIGVVTGSLGLRWYDVTVTGMEAHAGPTPMPLRRDALHGASFLFQEVAKIADDFAPDGRGTVGVVNVHPSSRNVIPGRVQFSVDLRHLDGGQLDRMEARLRAACAALASGSTTGAALAVEVEAIQRFEPTPFAPELVAHVRHAAAARGYTHCDIVTGAGHDAVYLARVAPAAMIFVPCKDGISHNEIEDARPEHLEAGANVLLAAMLAQARG, encoded by the coding sequence ATGAACGCAATCACGATCAATGGCGAACGCCTGTCGCAAGCGCTGATGGACCTGGCGCGGATCGGCGCCACGCCCAGGGGCGGCAATGCGCGTCTGGCCCTGACCGCGCTGGACGGGCAGGCGCGCGACCTCGTCACCGGCTGGATGCGCGACGCCGGCCTGGCGGTGCGCATCGACCGCGTGGGCAATATCTTCGGGCGCCGGGCGGGCCGCAACGACGCGCTTGCCCCGGTCATGACCGGCAGCCATATCGACACCCAGCCCACCGGCGGCAAGTTCGACGGATGCTATGGCGTGATGGCCGGGCTGGAAGTCATGCGCACGCTCAACCAGCACGGCGTGACCACCGAGGCGCCGCTGGAACTGGCGATCTGGACCAATGAGGAAGGCGCGCGCTTCGTGCCGGTGATGATGGGATCGGGCGTGTTCGCCGGCGTTTTCCCCGAAGCCACCGCTTTGACGGCAACCGACAACGCCGGCAAGTCCGTTGCCGGCGAACTCGCGGCGATCGACTATGCGGGCACCGCGCCGGTCGGCCACAAGGTTGGCGCGTACTTCGAGGCGCATATCGAGCAAGGCCCGATCCTCGAGGCCGAGGACAAGGTCATCGGCGTGGTGACGGGGTCGCTTGGCCTGCGCTGGTATGACGTCACGGTGACGGGCATGGAGGCGCATGCCGGCCCCACCCCCATGCCGCTGCGCCGGGACGCCCTGCATGGCGCTTCGTTCCTGTTCCAGGAAGTGGCGAAGATCGCGGACGACTTTGCCCCCGATGGCCGGGGGACGGTCGGGGTGGTCAATGTCCACCCGTCTTCACGCAACGTCATTCCGGGGCGGGTACAGTTCAGCGTCGACCTTCGCCATCTCGATGGCGGCCAGCTCGACCGGATGGAAGCAAGGCTGCGCGCAGCGTGCGCGGCGCTGGCCAGCGGCAGCACTACAGGTGCCGCGCTGGCGGTGGAAGTCGAAGCGATCCAGCGCTTCGAGCCGACGCCCTTCGCGCCCGAGCTTGTGGCCCATGTCCGGCACGCGGCCGCGGCGCGTGGCTACACGCATTGCGACATCGTCACCGGCGCTGGCCACGACGCGGTCTACCTGGCCAGGGTAGCGCCGGCGGCAATGATCTTCGTGCCGTGCAAGGACGGCATCAGCCATAACGAGATCGAGGACGCCAGGCCCGAGCATCTCGAGGCGGGCGCCAATGTGCTGCTTGCCGCCATGCTGGCGCAAGCCCGGGGCTGA
- a CDS encoding rubredoxin, whose amino-acid sequence MEAAVAYKTWVCVICGWVYDEEQGWPEDGIAPGTRWEDIPEDWRCPECDVGKAEFAMIEL is encoded by the coding sequence TTGGAAGCCGCCGTCGCCTACAAGACCTGGGTGTGCGTGATCTGCGGCTGGGTCTACGACGAAGAACAGGGCTGGCCGGAAGACGGCATCGCCCCCGGCACGCGCTGGGAAGACATCCCCGAGGACTGGCGCTGCCCGGAATGCGACGTCGGCAAGGCCGAATTCGCCATGATCGAGCTGTAA
- a CDS encoding DUF748 domain-containing protein, with protein sequence MRGQIFWNDMAFKQSIQAVAATPRGRLTTRVAGGVVAALAVFGLAGYFGGPPLLKYLIEKNATDALGRKVTLGRAHVRPFELAATLTDLTIYERDGKTPALTLGEAEANTSLASVWHLAPVVDNLHVDRLAVHVVRDADGRMSFADVQEKLAALPPKPPDAKPARFSVNNIAVTGSSFGYDDKQLGSSLRVDNLTLTLPFLSNLPHDVEIVTRPTLSARVNGTPLALDGEVLPFADSRQTRLNVNLDGLEVARLMAFAPPLRDAEVKSGKLDTRLTVAFRQQKDTQEMLVMGTAALRDAEVVTRVGQPLVKSGRLAVDIGKLEPLAHRAQLRSVEIEGLGVEAARRADGSLNLATAFLPQAVSKSTDGVAPAPAPASAPAAAAASGVQAAPAKAAPKDVPWRYAVDRIVVRQARLGFEDALAPSGPGKLALGPLDAEVKGFAGTDGDKPARIEATLTVADGQTLHHAGDLLLRDGSMAGTLETTGLRPQGFAAWWPRELRSQFGTTAVNAELNYRMSWGTPQFQFVLEKSRLELAPLYVATRDPVTMPVPAAARDADASARPAGNDNAAPRSARRARERAADREGANLPLLQAEKLVLDDIQFDLAKQTFATSQVTLARPQLAATRDHSGELIEMARLWATESAQQVRATPRRNGAAAPATNGKPAGGGWKADIGKVTVEGGSARLADYQPAGANRGRPVIHQFRNIALSTGSVAWPLTPAAVPLKLHAESGRRGVIGVDGTVLPTVPASRLQLDLREVEVSPLQPYLADRFNAALRTGTLTARGKLNVDAPTGKPIAAQFSGNVQTGNVRTVDRVSGEDFLRWRSLAVSGIDFAMDESKGPMRVSLGNVALSDFYARVILNANGRLNLQDVMAGGAEKGEAAPSTSLTQANPASAPATPPVQTGDTRTAQVEQKPGGPKPQVRIGGVSVEKGNINFSDFFVKPNYTANLTGMKGKVSKVSSGDPTPADLVLDGRIDDDAPVNISGKLNPLGEQLFLDIAAKASGVELTRLTPYAAKYAGYPITKGKLTVDVAYKIENGKLDASNHLFLDQLTFGERVDSPDATKLPVLLAVSLLKDRNGVIDVNLPVSGSLSDPEFSIGGVIVRVIVNLLTKAITSPFSLIASAFGGGGGEELGYVEFAPGTAALTPAARDKITKLGQALNDRPALRLEISGRIDPATDEAGARRAWLDARVAEQKRRDQRDSAQVGGEADNDEAGEQGAEIKVSKQEYPKYLEQVYKRTSMKKPRNFVGFTKSLPPEEMEKLLMANATVTEADLKRLAEQRALVVKQSLEREGKVSESRLFLTAPKLSAEGIKDKGAPNRVDFSIRG encoded by the coding sequence ATGCGGGGTCAGATCTTCTGGAACGACATGGCTTTCAAGCAATCCATCCAGGCAGTGGCTGCCACGCCACGCGGCCGGCTGACGACGCGCGTCGCCGGCGGCGTGGTCGCGGCGCTCGCGGTGTTTGGGCTGGCCGGGTATTTTGGCGGCCCGCCGCTGCTCAAATACCTGATTGAAAAGAACGCGACCGACGCGCTGGGGCGCAAGGTTACGCTGGGCAGGGCCCACGTGCGCCCGTTCGAGCTGGCGGCCACGCTGACCGATCTCACTATCTATGAGCGCGATGGCAAGACCCCCGCGCTGACGCTGGGCGAGGCCGAGGCCAATACCTCGCTGGCCTCGGTCTGGCACCTGGCGCCGGTGGTGGACAACCTCCACGTCGACCGGCTGGCCGTGCACGTGGTGCGCGACGCCGACGGCCGCATGAGCTTTGCCGACGTCCAGGAGAAGCTTGCTGCCCTGCCGCCCAAGCCGCCCGATGCCAAGCCGGCGCGCTTTTCGGTCAACAACATCGCAGTTACCGGCAGCAGCTTCGGCTATGACGACAAGCAGCTCGGTTCCAGCCTGCGCGTCGACAACCTGACGCTGACCCTGCCGTTCCTGTCGAACCTGCCGCATGACGTCGAGATCGTGACGCGGCCCACGCTGAGCGCACGGGTCAACGGCACGCCGCTGGCGCTGGACGGCGAAGTGCTGCCGTTTGCCGATTCGCGCCAGACCCGGCTCAACGTCAACCTAGACGGCCTGGAGGTCGCGCGCCTGATGGCGTTCGCGCCGCCGCTGCGCGATGCCGAGGTCAAGTCCGGCAAGCTCGATACGCGCCTGACCGTGGCATTCCGACAGCAGAAGGACACGCAGGAGATGCTGGTGATGGGCACGGCCGCGTTGCGCGATGCCGAGGTCGTCACGCGCGTCGGCCAGCCGCTGGTCAAGAGCGGCCGCCTGGCGGTGGATATCGGCAAGCTCGAGCCGCTGGCTCACCGCGCGCAGCTGCGCAGCGTTGAGATCGAGGGGCTGGGCGTGGAAGCCGCGCGGCGCGCGGATGGCTCGCTGAACCTGGCCACGGCGTTCCTGCCACAGGCGGTCAGCAAATCCACGGATGGCGTGGCGCCCGCGCCGGCGCCTGCCTCGGCGCCGGCAGCGGCCGCCGCCTCGGGGGTGCAGGCGGCGCCGGCCAAGGCGGCGCCAAAAGACGTGCCGTGGCGCTATGCGGTCGACCGCATCGTCGTCAGGCAGGCCCGGCTGGGGTTTGAAGATGCGCTGGCGCCATCGGGCCCGGGCAAGCTTGCACTCGGCCCGCTCGATGCCGAGGTCAAGGGCTTCGCCGGCACCGACGGCGACAAGCCGGCCAGGATCGAGGCCACGCTGACCGTGGCCGATGGCCAGACCCTGCACCATGCCGGCGACCTGCTGCTGCGCGACGGCTCGATGGCCGGCACGCTGGAAACCACCGGCCTGCGGCCGCAGGGGTTTGCCGCATGGTGGCCGCGCGAGCTGCGCAGCCAGTTCGGCACTACCGCGGTCAATGCCGAACTGAACTACCGCATGTCGTGGGGCACGCCGCAGTTCCAGTTCGTGCTGGAAAAATCGCGGCTGGAACTGGCGCCGCTCTACGTGGCCACGCGCGATCCGGTGACGATGCCGGTTCCGGCCGCCGCACGCGATGCCGATGCCAGTGCAAGACCCGCCGGCAACGACAATGCCGCCCCGCGCAGCGCACGCCGCGCGCGTGAGCGCGCCGCCGACCGCGAGGGCGCCAACCTGCCGCTGCTGCAGGCTGAAAAACTGGTGCTGGACGATATCCAGTTCGACCTGGCCAAGCAGACCTTCGCCACCAGCCAGGTCACCCTGGCCAGGCCGCAGCTCGCTGCCACGCGCGACCACAGCGGCGAGCTGATCGAGATGGCGCGCCTGTGGGCTACCGAATCGGCGCAGCAGGTGCGCGCCACGCCGCGCCGGAATGGAGCAGCCGCACCCGCCACCAACGGCAAGCCAGCGGGTGGCGGCTGGAAGGCAGACATCGGCAAGGTCACGGTGGAAGGCGGCAGCGCCCGCCTGGCCGACTACCAGCCGGCCGGGGCCAACCGCGGCCGCCCGGTGATCCACCAGTTCCGCAATATCGCGCTGAGCACCGGCTCGGTCGCCTGGCCGCTGACGCCGGCGGCGGTGCCGCTCAAGCTGCATGCCGAATCCGGTCGCCGCGGCGTGATCGGCGTCGATGGCACGGTGTTGCCGACCGTCCCCGCCAGCCGGCTGCAGCTGGACCTGCGCGAGGTCGAGGTGAGCCCGCTCCAGCCCTATCTGGCTGACCGCTTCAACGCCGCCCTGCGCACCGGCACGCTGACGGCAAGGGGCAAGCTCAATGTCGATGCGCCAACCGGCAAGCCCATCGCCGCGCAGTTCAGCGGCAACGTGCAAACCGGCAACGTGCGCACGGTGGACCGCGTCAGCGGCGAAGACTTCCTGCGCTGGCGTTCGCTGGCGGTATCGGGCATCGACTTCGCCATGGACGAGAGCAAGGGCCCGATGCGCGTGAGCCTGGGCAATGTCGCGCTGTCTGACTTCTATGCCCGCGTGATCCTGAACGCCAACGGCCGCCTGAACCTGCAGGACGTGATGGCCGGCGGCGCCGAGAAGGGCGAGGCGGCGCCATCGACCAGCCTGACGCAGGCCAACCCGGCCTCGGCGCCGGCAACGCCGCCGGTGCAGACCGGTGATACGCGTACGGCCCAGGTCGAGCAGAAGCCGGGCGGCCCCAAGCCGCAGGTGCGCATCGGCGGGGTCTCGGTCGAGAAGGGCAATATCAATTTCTCGGACTTCTTCGTCAAGCCCAACTACACGGCCAACCTGACCGGCATGAAGGGCAAGGTGTCCAAGGTGTCGTCGGGCGACCCCACGCCGGCCGACCTGGTGCTGGATGGCCGCATCGACGACGATGCGCCGGTCAATATCAGCGGCAAGCTCAATCCGCTGGGTGAGCAGCTGTTCCTGGACATTGCCGCCAAGGCCTCGGGCGTGGAACTGACGCGGCTCACGCCGTATGCGGCCAAGTACGCCGGCTACCCGATCACCAAGGGCAAGCTGACGGTGGACGTGGCCTACAAGATCGAGAACGGCAAGCTCGATGCGAGCAACCACCTGTTCCTGGACCAGCTCACCTTCGGCGAGCGCGTCGACAGCCCGGATGCGACCAAGCTGCCGGTGCTGCTGGCGGTGTCGCTGCTGAAGGACCGCAACGGCGTGATCGACGTGAACCTGCCGGTGTCGGGCTCGTTGTCGGATCCGGAGTTCAGCATCGGCGGCGTGATCGTGCGCGTGATCGTCAATCTGCTGACCAAGGCGATCACGTCGCCGTTCTCGCTGATCGCCTCGGCCTTTGGCGGCGGCGGGGGCGAGGAGCTGGGCTATGTCGAGTTCGCGCCCGGCACCGCGGCGCTGACGCCGGCGGCCAGGGACAAGATCACCAAGCTGGGCCAGGCGCTCAATGACAGGCCCGCGCTGCGGCTGGAAATCAGCGGCCGCATCGACCCGGCCACCGACGAGGCCGGCGCGCGCCGCGCGTGGCTGGATGCGCGCGTGGCCGAGCAGAAGCGGCGCGACCAGCGCGACAGCGCACAGGTGGGCGGCGAGGCCGACAACGACGAAGCCGGCGAGCAGGGCGCCGAGATCAAGGTCTCGAAACAGGAGTACCCGAAGTACCTGGAGCAGGTCTACAAGCGCACATCGATGAAGAAGCCGCGCAACTTCGTCGGCTTCACCAAATCCCTGCCGCCCGAGGAAATGGAAAAGCTGCTGATGGCCAACGCCACGGTCACCGAGGCCGACCTGAAGCGCCTGGCCGAGCAACGCGCACTGGTGGTCAAGCAGTCGCTCGAACGCGAGGGCAAGGTGTCGGAGAGCCGGCTGTTCCTGACCGCGCCCAAGCTCAGCGCCGAGGGCATCAAGGACAAGGGCGCGCCCAACCGCGTGGACTTCTCCATTCGCGGCTAG
- a CDS encoding MFS transporter translates to MSTTSSTAAGIGAPRASARPLTGQDYKTLALAALGGALEFYDFIIFVFFATVIGQLFFPPSVPDWLRQLQTFGIFAAGYLARPLGGIIMAHFGDLLGRKKMFTLSILLMSVPTLLMGLMPTYQSIGLAAPVLLLVLRILQGAAVGGEVPGAWVFVSEHVPARHVGYACGTLTAGLTAGILLGSLVATGINSVFTPAELADHGWRVPFLIGGVFGIASMYLRRWLHETPVFAELQKRKALAAEMPLKSVVRNHRGSVAVSMLLTWMLSAGIVVVILMTPTFLQKLYGFDARTALVANSVATLCLTIGCVVSGALADRIGARRTLFVGGLLLAICAYMFYTTIFTRPDLLLPLYALTGFLVGTIGAVPFVLVNAFPAQVRFSGLSFSYNVSYAIFGGLTPMVVTLMLKQDPLAPAHYVVALCVLGMVTALFVKDRSRG, encoded by the coding sequence ATGTCTACCACCAGCAGTACCGCCGCAGGTATCGGCGCGCCGCGAGCCAGCGCGCGCCCGCTGACCGGCCAGGATTACAAGACCCTTGCCCTTGCCGCGCTTGGCGGCGCCCTTGAGTTCTACGACTTCATCATCTTCGTTTTTTTCGCGACGGTCATCGGGCAGCTGTTCTTCCCGCCGTCGGTGCCGGACTGGCTGCGCCAGTTGCAGACCTTCGGCATTTTCGCGGCCGGCTACCTGGCCCGGCCGCTGGGCGGCATCATCATGGCGCACTTCGGTGACCTGCTCGGCCGCAAGAAGATGTTCACGCTGTCGATCCTGCTGATGTCGGTGCCCACGCTGCTGATGGGCCTGATGCCCACCTACCAGTCGATCGGCCTGGCCGCGCCGGTGCTGCTGCTGGTGCTGCGCATCCTGCAAGGCGCGGCCGTCGGCGGCGAAGTGCCCGGCGCCTGGGTGTTCGTATCGGAGCACGTGCCGGCGCGCCATGTCGGCTATGCCTGCGGCACGCTGACCGCGGGGCTGACTGCCGGCATCCTGCTGGGTTCGCTGGTCGCCACCGGCATCAACAGCGTCTTCACCCCGGCCGAGCTGGCCGACCACGGCTGGCGCGTGCCGTTCCTGATCGGCGGCGTGTTCGGCATCGCCTCGATGTACCTGCGGCGCTGGCTGCATGAGACGCCGGTCTTCGCCGAACTGCAGAAGCGCAAGGCGCTGGCCGCGGAAATGCCGCTGAAGTCGGTGGTGCGCAACCACCGCGGCAGCGTCGCGGTGTCGATGCTGCTGACCTGGATGCTGTCGGCCGGCATCGTGGTGGTGATCCTGATGACGCCCACCTTCCTGCAGAAGCTGTATGGCTTTGACGCGCGCACGGCACTGGTCGCCAACAGCGTCGCCACGCTGTGCCTGACGATCGGCTGTGTCGTCTCCGGCGCATTAGCCGACCGCATCGGTGCGCGCCGCACGCTGTTCGTCGGCGGCCTGCTGCTGGCCATCTGCGCCTATATGTTCTACACGACGATCTTCACCCGCCCCGACCTGCTGCTGCCGCTCTATGCGCTGACCGGCTTCCTGGTCGGCACCATCGGCGCGGTGCCGTTCGTGCTGGTCAATGCGTTCCCGGCGCAGGTGCGCTTCTCGGGCCTGTCATTCTCGTACAACGTGTCGTATGCGATCTTCGGCGGGCTGACGCCGATGGTCGTCACGCTGATGCTGAAGCAGGATCCGCTGGCACCGGCCCACTATGTGGTCGCGCTGTGCGTGCTGGGCATGGTGACTGCGCTGTTCGTCAAGGACCGCTCGCGCGGCTGA
- a CDS encoding alpha/beta hydrolase family esterase: MTKSFAADWHAQIRRLSRAQARTEAQVKSWLDRVDSLNPLTPARPDRPPGKVRPARPAPAPGSLPGTWQAHRLRLAPLPGELVPQLSYHLYIPSKAHRGPLPVVVVLHGCRQTPDDLSAGTRMNALAEREGFIVAYPQQPLRRQVQRCWQWFDLGAAEGGREAQAVAALIDALAARHDVREREIYLAGMSAGAAMAAVVALRYPGKVAAAALHSGVVIGAADNPRAGLRAMQQGSAADPSWLLDAAGVTPGGPEMPALVIHGLADDAVHPVNGRLLARQFLAYNGLEDRLAGAPAQSGPEDEAPGRSHEYRFGRWRRDLVTLVEVEGLGHAWSGGDASYGYHSDIGPDASTMMWQFFSQHRR, translated from the coding sequence ATGACCAAAAGCTTTGCCGCTGACTGGCACGCGCAGATCCGGCGACTGAGCCGTGCGCAAGCCCGCACGGAAGCCCAGGTGAAGTCCTGGCTGGACCGCGTGGATTCGCTTAATCCGCTCACGCCGGCTCGGCCTGACCGCCCGCCGGGCAAGGTCCGGCCCGCCCGGCCAGCACCCGCGCCGGGTTCCCTGCCCGGTACCTGGCAGGCGCACAGGCTGCGCCTGGCGCCGCTGCCGGGCGAACTGGTGCCGCAACTCTCGTATCACCTCTACATACCGTCCAAGGCCCATCGCGGCCCGTTGCCGGTGGTGGTGGTGCTGCATGGCTGTCGCCAGACGCCGGATGACCTGTCGGCCGGCACCCGCATGAATGCGCTGGCCGAGCGCGAGGGATTTATCGTGGCCTACCCGCAACAGCCCTTGCGGCGCCAGGTGCAGCGCTGCTGGCAGTGGTTCGACCTGGGCGCCGCTGAGGGCGGACGCGAGGCGCAGGCGGTGGCCGCGCTGATCGATGCGCTGGCTGCGCGCCACGACGTGCGCGAGCGCGAGATCTACCTGGCCGGCATGTCCGCCGGCGCGGCCATGGCCGCGGTGGTGGCGTTGCGCTACCCGGGCAAGGTGGCGGCCGCGGCGCTGCATTCCGGCGTGGTCATCGGCGCCGCCGACAACCCGCGCGCCGGCCTGCGGGCCATGCAGCAAGGCTCGGCGGCCGATCCGTCATGGCTGCTGGATGCCGCCGGCGTGACGCCGGGCGGTCCCGAGATGCCCGCGCTGGTGATCCACGGCCTGGCCGACGACGCGGTCCATCCGGTCAATGGCCGTCTGCTGGCGCGGCAGTTCCTGGCTTACAACGGCCTGGAAGACCGGCTCGCCGGTGCGCCCGCGCAGTCCGGCCCGGAGGACGAAGCGCCGGGCCGGTCTCATGAATACCGCTTCGGCCGCTGGCGCCGCGACCTGGTCACGCTGGTGGAAGTGGAGGGCTTGGGCCACGCCTGGAGCGGCGGCGATGCCAGCTATGGCTACCACAGCGATATCGGCCCGGATGCCAGCACGATGATGTGGCAGTTCTTCAGCCAGCACCGCCGTTGA
- a CDS encoding Crp/Fnr family transcriptional regulator, translating into MPDSGAPACLLCLFRHVCHNAGPQAPLPHAPMALQPELVEVRTGEHVFRQGRPALTVYPLRHGSAKQVYESPLGWRQVTGFSLPGDVLGLEPHEGPVYGTGAIALQDAMVCAVSVESLRTLMQAAPFRETVLEAMRRNAERERVLLVAVGSMRAPQRLAMLLLDLAGEQARRDGNRDGALTLAMSRTDIASLLGLTLETVSRLLSRFASVGLISVRQRHLRIIDRDGLAAVYADLDPAPRQAAARSEAYGGEFGEPRLA; encoded by the coding sequence ATGCCGGACAGCGGCGCCCCAGCCTGCCTGCTCTGCCTCTTTCGCCACGTTTGCCACAATGCCGGGCCACAAGCCCCCCTGCCGCACGCGCCGATGGCGCTGCAGCCGGAGCTGGTAGAGGTGCGCACCGGCGAGCATGTGTTTCGCCAGGGCCGCCCTGCGCTGACGGTCTACCCGCTGCGCCATGGCAGCGCCAAGCAGGTCTATGAATCGCCGCTGGGCTGGCGGCAGGTAACGGGTTTTTCGCTGCCCGGCGACGTGCTGGGGCTTGAGCCGCACGAAGGTCCGGTCTATGGGACTGGTGCAATCGCGCTGCAGGATGCAATGGTTTGTGCGGTCTCGGTCGAATCCCTGCGCACCCTCATGCAGGCCGCCCCATTCCGTGAAACGGTGCTGGAAGCGATGCGCCGCAACGCCGAGCGCGAACGCGTGCTGCTGGTGGCGGTGGGGTCGATGAGGGCGCCACAGCGCCTGGCGATGCTGCTGCTCGACCTCGCCGGCGAGCAGGCGCGCCGCGACGGCAACCGCGACGGCGCGCTGACGCTGGCGATGTCGCGCACGGACATCGCCAGCCTGCTTGGGCTAACCCTGGAAACGGTGTCGCGGCTGCTGTCGCGCTTTGCCTCGGTCGGGCTGATCTCGGTGCGCCAGCGGCACCTGCGCATCATCGACCGCGACGGGCTGGCCGCGGTCTATGCCGACCTGGATCCGGCCCCGCGCCAGGCGGCGGCCAGATCAGAAGCCTACGGCGGGGAGTTCGGCGAACCCCGGCTGGCCTAG